Proteins co-encoded in one Uloborus diversus isolate 005 chromosome 9, Udiv.v.3.1, whole genome shotgun sequence genomic window:
- the LOC129230305 gene encoding LOW QUALITY PROTEIN: uncharacterized protein LOC129230305 (The sequence of the model RefSeq protein was modified relative to this genomic sequence to represent the inferred CDS: inserted 1 base in 1 codon) yields MHQMMTVFENALTSIAEALLMIMIFAMKHTMXAVEDLLKLFNTIFEQSVLPHTKYAFNKIFGATDSMTFHFYCTECNHYLGKHDGHVKKKSTLKCLNPNNGKVLDTNNLKEGSFFATLSIRNQIAALLDQKEVRESLLVSLEKINQDLYNVPESISDLTDREIYKEKRRQLFNTHDFSLIMNTDGRSPVFRSSRWLI; encoded by the exons ATGCATCAAATGATGACAGTGTTTGAGAATGCCCTAACCTCAATTGCTGAAGCTCTCCTGATGATTATGATTTTTGCCATGAAGCACACAA ACGCAGTTGAAGATTTACTGAAGTTATTTAATACTATTTTTGAGCAGTCGGTTCTACCACACACGAAGTAtgctttcaataaaatatttgggGCCACTGATTCTAtgacttttcatttttattgcactgAGTGCAACCACTACTTGGGAAAACATGACgggcatgtgaaaaaaaaatcaactttaaagTGTCTCAACCCAAACAACGGAAAAGTCCTTGATACTAACAATCTTAAAGAAGGTAGTTTCTTTGCAACACTTTCTATAAGAAACCAAATTGCTGCCTTGCTGGATCAAAAGGAAGTCAGAGAATCACTGCTCGTATCCCTGGAGAAAATAAACCAAGATTTATACAATGTTCCTGAGAGTATTTCAGACTTGACTGATAGAGAAATCTACAAAGAGAAGCGAAGACAACTTTTCAACACTCATGACTTCAGTCTGATAATGAATACAGATGGGAGGAGCCCTGTATTCAGATCCAGCAGGTGGCTCATCTAA